From one Streptomyces spiramyceticus genomic stretch:
- a CDS encoding succinate dehydrogenase hydrophobic membrane anchor subunit, with protein MSETTSAVGPVEGVEPVGPFNIDNPAPVIEAPRVRTKKTPKATRTNFELYGWLFMRLSGIVLVVLVLGHLLIQLVLDGGVSKIGFAFVAGRWASPFWQTWDLLMLWLAMLHGANGLRTVINDYAERPNTRFWLKNLLYTATVFTVLLGTLVIFTFDPNIR; from the coding sequence ATGTCTGAGACCACTTCCGCAGTCGGTCCCGTCGAGGGCGTAGAGCCTGTGGGACCGTTCAATATCGACAACCCGGCTCCCGTCATCGAAGCCCCACGCGTTCGTACCAAGAAGACGCCCAAGGCCACCCGCACGAACTTCGAGCTGTACGGCTGGCTGTTCATGCGGCTGTCCGGCATCGTGCTGGTCGTCCTGGTCCTCGGCCACCTGCTGATCCAGCTCGTGCTGGACGGCGGCGTGTCCAAGATCGGCTTCGCCTTCGTGGCCGGCCGCTGGGCCTCGCCGTTCTGGCAGACCTGGGACCTGCTCATGCTGTGGCTCGCGATGCTGCACGGCGCCAACGGCCTGCGTACCGTCATCAACGACTACGCGGAGCGGCCCAACACCCGCTTCTGGCTGAAGAACCTGCTGTACACCGCCACGGTGTTCACCGTCCTTCTGGGCACGCTGGTGATCTTCACCTTCGACCCGAACATCCGCTAG